A region of the bacterium genome:
AAGGTGACAGTCTGTGCGGTAGTATCCGGCTTCATGAAGGGGCCCTTGTTGAGGGGAAACGCGTGTCGCAACACGTTTCTACCGCAACTGGGGCCTTCTTCAATTCAAGAACGAGACTTCTTCATGAATTTTCCGGGCTAGCGCTCAGCCAAGCTCCAGTTCGGACTCCGAGTCCGCGTCGGGCGGCGTGTTCCATTGCGCGCCACGACCCACCGCCGCGGTCTTCAGATCGCCATCCGGGGGGTGGGAGGCCTCTCCCGCAACCCGGATGGCGGGCCGGGCCGCTCCCCGCCGAGCGTCGCCCAGGCCCCCTGGGCCTGCCGAATCCGGCCTCTTCCGGCCCTTCTGCGCATCGGTCGAATGGCCCCGCGGGTACCGGGTAAGAATCTTTTTAGTTCTTCATTTTCAAGTACTTACATCATCTTATCGACGGACGTCCTGAGACCGGATCGAGGGGCGCGTCTGCTACGCTGGCTCTCGCTACCAGGCCTCGGACGGGCCTTTGCGCGAGAGAGATGAACGACAAGGATCGATACTGGGATTGCCTCGACCAGGCCATGGAAGCCTCTCACGGTGGACGCACCGACGAGGCGCTGGCGTGGCTCGACGAAGCACTGAAAGCCCATCCGGGTGGTGCCGAAGCGCACAACGGACGCGGTGAGATCCTCTGGGATGAGGGCAAGATCGAGGAGGCCCTCTACCAGTTCGAACTCGCGACCATGGCGGATCCCAAGTTCGTCACGGCCCATTTGAACCGCGCCGAGCTCTTGATCGAGGAGATGGGTGAGTTCGAGCAGGCCATCCATCACTGCGATCTGCTGCTCTCGGGCGGGAATGAGACGCCGCGGCCCGACAAGGGGACCGAAGGTGAGATCTACTACCTGAAGTCGAAGTCGCTCTTCTACCTCGACGATCTCCAGGGCGCGCTCTTCCTGGTGCGCCGGGCACTTCAGACCACCGGAGATGTCGCGGTCTATCGTGCTTTCGAAGGTCAGATCGAATTCGAGCTTGGTCAACTCCAGGAGGCCCGGCGGCACCTGGACCACGCGGTGGCCCTGGACCCTGAATCCGCTCACGCCGTCTATCATCTCGGCCTGGTTCTCGAGCGTCTCGACCGGGAGGACGACGCCTGGCGCGCCTTCCAACAAGCCTTCGCTCTGGACGCGGACCACTTCCCCCTTCCGACGGCCACGAGCGCCGAGGATTTCGATCAGATCGCTGCGGATGCGCTCGGCGATCTGCCGCGTTCGATTCGCGAGTACGCCCTGAACGTGCCCTGCTTGATCGAGGATTTCCCCGCCGACGATCTGGTGTTAGGCCAGAACGTGTCACCCCAGATTCTGGGGATCTTCATCGGCGTGCCGCGTACGGAGGCAGCCCTTACCTCCCAGGCGCGAGACATGGATCGTGTGATCTTGTTCAAGAAGAACCTCGAGAAGGTTTGCCGCACACGGGCTGAGTTGATCGAGCAGATCCAGATCACCGTCAAGCACGAGATCGGCCACTACCTGGGGCTCGACGAGGATGATCTGGAGCGGCTCGGCCTCGCCTAGCCAAGCTCCACGCGTCCAACTGAAATTCGAGGAGCCCAATGTCGAGAGCGCTACAGCTGCAGTCCACGATCAAGGCCGATGCCACTCTCGAGGTAGCACTGGCCGAAGTGGAGGTTCCCACCCCTGGGGCCGATGACGTTCTCGTGCGCGTCGAAGCCGCACCCATCAATCCGTCGGATCTGGGTCTGCTGTTCGGGCCGGCAGATATCCCGAACGCCACGGTATCCGGTAGTCCTGACCGTCCCATTCTCCATGCGAAGGTTCCAGCAGGCTTGATGCGGGGTCTCGCCCCGCGGGTCGATCAATCCATGCCCGTAGGCAACGAAGGTGCAGGAGTCGTCGTCGAGGCCGGTTCGTCGGAGCTGGCGCAGAGCCTGCTGGGACGCACCGTGGCCTTGATCGGTGGATCGATGTACTCCCAGATGCGCTGCGTCCCAGCTGCATTCTGCCTGGCGCTTCCGGAGGGGACGACGCCGGCCGAAGGTGCATCATGCTTCGTGAACCCGCTGACGGCGCTCGGCATGGTCAAAACGATGAAGCTCGAGAATCACACGGCGCTCGTTCATACAGCCGCCGCATCGAATCTCGGTCAGATGCTGAACAAGATCTGCCAGGCCGATGGGGTTTCGCTCGTGAACATCGTCCGCAAGCCCGAGCAGGTCAATCTCCTGCGGGGCCTCGGCGCGAAGCATGTCTGCAATTCGAGCGATGACGAGTTCATGGCGGATCTCACCGATGCGCTGGTCGAAACCGGCGCAACGCTGGCCTTCGACGCGACCGGCGGAGGCCGGCTCGCCAGCCAGATCCTGACCTGCATGGAGCGTGCGGCCAACCGGACGGCAAAGGAGTTCAGCCGCTACGGTTCGACGACCCACAAGCAGGTCTACATCTACGGCGGCCTCGATACCTCACCCACCGAACTCAACCGCAACTACGGAATGGCGTGGAGTATCGGAGGTTGGCTGCTGACGCCCTTCCTGCAGAGAATCGGCGCGGCAAAGGGACAGGAACTTCGTGAACGCGTCGCACGGGAAATCAAGACGACGTTCGCCAGTCACTACACCCGGGAGGTCTCGCTCGCCGAGGCCCTGCAGCTCGAGGCCGTGCACGTGTACGGGCGTCAATCTACGGGCGAGAAGGTCCTGATCAATCCGAACAAGGGCCTCTGACCGCCGCCCCGTTCTTTCCGGCTTGAACCCGCCAGGCCATCGCGCTACTCCGCGGCGTCCTCCTTCGGAACGCGTACGTACTGGCCTGAGTAGCGGGCGATCATCAGGTACCTCTTGAAGCGCCGGTTCGTCTCCGCCTCGTGCTCGCTGATCGTGGTCTCGTCCTCCGGCTCGAAGAAGCAGGTCGGGTCCTCTTCCATGTAGTCGCCGCTGTGGTAGTAGGCCATGGCCCGGCAGCCGCCGCAGGTGATCTGGTAGCGGCAGCGGCCGCAGCGCCCCTTCAACCGGGTGCGATCCGTAACGTCCTCGAAGAGCTGGCTCGAGACGACCAGCTCGTCCAGGGGCTTGTCGCGCACGTTGCCCCCGTCCAGGTCGTCCAGCAGGACGGGGCACACCGAGATATTTCCCTCGGCGGTGACGCCCAACCAGTTTCCGCACCAGCAGCCGATGGGCGGGTTCTGGGGAACCGTGCGGTTCCGGGCGCCACCGGAAACCTCTTCGTGGAGCTCGGGCGACAGAAAGTATGGCGTGTAGCTGACGTAGCCGTTGATGTGGCGACGCAGGGAGGGATGGAACTTGTCTTCCATGTCCTTGCGGTCGAAGCCGGCAGCCGAGAAATGCTCCCGGCCGGAGCCCCGCGCCACCAGCGGCGATCGGTTGTACGAGATCCGGCGCTTGACCAGGAAGTCCACGGTCTTCTGGAACGAGTCGGCGTTGTGCTTGCCGATGGTGATGATGACGTGCCGGTCCAGGCCCACCTCCTTGCATTCGTCCAGCACCTCGAGCGTCCGGGTCACCTCCGCGTCGCGGCTCCAGTTGTTCTCGTCGTCGATGGCGTTGAGCCCCACGGAGATGGTTGCGCGCCCGCCGGTGGCCTCTTTGATGGCCAGGAGCTGCGCGCGGTCCAGGGACTCGCAGTTGGTGCAGAGGCTGGCCTTGTAACCCAGCTCCACCGTGAGCCGCAGCAGATCGAGGGCGTCCTTGCGCAGCAGGAACTCTCCCCCGCTCCAGGCCACGGCTTGCACGCCCAGGTTCCGTGCCGGCAGCAGCACCCGCTCGCGGATCTCGTCCAGGTCCAGCTCGCGCGCGCGGCTGGCCCGCACCCGCGAAACCTCGTTGCT
Encoded here:
- a CDS encoding zinc-binding dehydrogenase, with translation MSRALQLQSTIKADATLEVALAEVEVPTPGADDVLVRVEAAPINPSDLGLLFGPADIPNATVSGSPDRPILHAKVPAGLMRGLAPRVDQSMPVGNEGAGVVVEAGSSELAQSLLGRTVALIGGSMYSQMRCVPAAFCLALPEGTTPAEGASCFVNPLTALGMVKTMKLENHTALVHTAAASNLGQMLNKICQADGVSLVNIVRKPEQVNLLRGLGAKHVCNSSDDEFMADLTDALVETGATLAFDATGGGRLASQILTCMERAANRTAKEFSRYGSTTHKQVYIYGGLDTSPTELNRNYGMAWSIGGWLLTPFLQRIGAAKGQELRERVAREIKTTFASHYTREVSLAEALQLEAVHVYGRQSTGEKVLINPNKGL
- a CDS encoding tetratricopeptide repeat protein, producing MNDKDRYWDCLDQAMEASHGGRTDEALAWLDEALKAHPGGAEAHNGRGEILWDEGKIEEALYQFELATMADPKFVTAHLNRAELLIEEMGEFEQAIHHCDLLLSGGNETPRPDKGTEGEIYYLKSKSLFYLDDLQGALFLVRRALQTTGDVAVYRAFEGQIEFELGQLQEARRHLDHAVALDPESAHAVYHLGLVLERLDREDDAWRAFQQAFALDADHFPLPTATSAEDFDQIAADALGDLPRSIREYALNVPCLIEDFPADDLVLGQNVSPQILGIFIGVPRTEAALTSQARDMDRVILFKKNLEKVCRTRAELIEQIQITVKHEIGHYLGLDEDDLERLGLA
- a CDS encoding radical SAM protein, giving the protein MATGYNFYAIYFEATRLCNLRCPMCMTGSNEVSRVRASRARELDLDEIRERVLLPARNLGVQAVAWSGGEFLLRKDALDLLRLTVELGYKASLCTNCESLDRAQLLAIKEATGGRATISVGLNAIDDENNWSRDAEVTRTLEVLDECKEVGLDRHVIITIGKHNADSFQKTVDFLVKRRISYNRSPLVARGSGREHFSAAGFDRKDMEDKFHPSLRRHINGYVSYTPYFLSPELHEEVSGGARNRTVPQNPPIGCWCGNWLGVTAEGNISVCPVLLDDLDGGNVRDKPLDELVVSSQLFEDVTDRTRLKGRCGRCRYQITCGGCRAMAYYHSGDYMEEDPTCFFEPEDETTISEHEAETNRRFKRYLMIARYSGQYVRVPKEDAAE